A single region of the Salvia splendens isolate huo1 chromosome 18, SspV2, whole genome shotgun sequence genome encodes:
- the LOC121775765 gene encoding MADS-box protein SVP-like, translating into MAREKIQIKKIDNVTARQVTFSKRRRGLFKKAEELSVLCDADVALIIFSSTGKLFEYASSSMNEILGRHNLHAKNLNKLEQPSLELQLVEDSNHARLNKEVADRTNQLRRMRGEDLNGLTIQELQQLEKSLEVGLSRVIDKKGEKIMNEISQLQEKGMQLLEENKRLQLQVIDLTNNGARRVALPAESDTIMYEEGQSSESFTNAGNSFGPPQDYDSSDTSLKLGLPYNG; encoded by the exons ATGGCTAGAGAGAAGATTCAAATCAAGAAAATCGACAACGTGACCGCGAGGCAGGTCACCTTCTCCAAGAGAAGAAGAGGCCTTTTCAAGAAGGCTGAAGAGCTCTCCGTCCTCTGCGACGCCGACGTCgccctcatcatcttctctTCCACCGGCAAGCTCTTTGAGTATGCTAGCTCCAG TATGAACGAGATACTCGGAAGGCATAATTTACACGCCAAAAACCTTAACAAGTTGGAGCAGCCTTCCCTCGAGCTGCAG CTTGTAGAGGATAGCAACCATGCCAGGCTAAACAAAGAAGTGGCTGACAGAACCAATCAGCTTAG gcGCATGAGAGGCGAAGATCTTAATGGATTAACTATTCAAGAGCTGCAGCAGCTGGAGAAGTCACTTGAAGTTGGACTAAGCCGCGTCATTGATAAGAAG GGTGAGAAAATCATGAATGAGATCAGTCAACTTCAAGAAAAG GGAATGCAGCTCTTGGAAGAGAACAAACGACTACAGTTGCAG GTGATAGATTTAACGAATAATGGGGCAAGGAGAGTGGCGTTACCTGCAGAGTCGGATACTATAATGTACGAGGAAGGGCAGTCGTCTGAGTCCTTCACGAACGCTGGCAACTCCTTCGGCCCTCCACAAGATTATGACAGCTCGGATACATCCCTTAAGCTTGG GCTGCCTTACAATGGGTGA